The genomic window CGGCTTGTGTCGTCGGAGCACAATATGGTTTGCCCGTTGTCGTTCCGCACGTCGATCGGCACGTCCAGCAGCTTGATGGCAGCGAGAAACGCACGCCGGCGTTCGTCAAGCCACTCCCCGCGCCAGGCATCGGCCCGGGTTTCCCCCGGCGTCACCACTTCAGTCGTGTGCAGCCGTACGCGGATGAACCCGTGCGTGTGACGGAACCCTTGCCAGAGCATGCCACGGGGATAGTGACGGGCAAAGGGACCGGCCAACTGCCAGGGATGGCTGACCGAGCAGTAGGTGCCGACGGACTGGTGGCGCTGGTAGACCGTGTGGTAGGCACCGGCCAACAGAAAGAAATCGCCCTGCCAGCCCTCGCGCAGATGCACGAGCGTGACGTCTTCGGTGGACCAAGGATCGAGCGCGTCGAACTCCTCTGGCGCACGAACGGCCCATTCCTCGACATAACAGATGACGTCCTTGTTGGACGCCACCGGTGTCAGCCCCTGAGCGGCCAGTTGGCCGGAAACGGCAAGCGCTTCACCGAAGGTCAGCGTGGCCTGTGTTTCCCATCGCCGCTCGCGCATCTAGTCAAGATGGGGTGAGGGGCAGGCTTAGGCGAAGCAACGGATTCCCTGTTCTCGACCCCACCCTCAGCCTTTCCGCTACTTGATCTGCAGCGCGCGATCCTGCACCCGGATGTCGGCCAGCACCTTGTCCAGATTCTCCGCGAGCATCCGGTTCACCAGTTCCTGCACTTCCATCGGGTCAAACCAAAAGATGGCACTCTCGCGCATGCCGTCAAGGTTGAACCGCATCGTACTGCGATCCGACGCGTTGGCCACCTGGATTACCGCCTTGACCCTGGCCGTTATCGCGGTCGAAAAAAACCGGCTGCGCCCCTGGACCGAAAGCTGTTGCACCTGGCCAGTGATCACGACATCCGGTTTGGCCAGCACCTCCTGCGCGGTGGATTTGCTTACCCAAACTTGGAATCCCAGCCGGGCCAGATGATCGCCCACCATCCGCGCCAGTACTGTACCGATCTTCCCGTCCTGCACCGTGAACACTGTTTCGCCGCCGCCGAGATGCGTACGCACGCCAAGCCGGTCCGCATCCGCGTTGGATTCGAATGGCTCGATAACGACCCTAATATCCTGAAAACTTTGATTGACGGATTTGAGACTCGGCAGGGTCTGAATTTTCAACGGCACCACTTCACCCGTACCGACGCAGCCAGCCACGCCCAGGATGATCCCAAGGCATGCACACAGTCGCTGCACCAATGACATCATGACATCCTCCCGTACCTGAATAACGCCGCCCTCTACCAGACCGCACCAAATTATCGTTAATGCGTTTCGATGGCGCCGATTTCGAGATCGAAGAGCCTCCGGCAGTCGGCGCAGCGGAGTCCCATCTGGTCACGCACGACGTCCATGGCCCGGACTCCGATGGCGGTCAGGTGCGCTCCCGCGCAATCTGTCAGTCGCTCGGAGGCCGAGCGCCCAGGACCTTCCTCAACCGCCCGCATCACGGAGACCCGCAGCGAAAGCGTCCGGACGGCCACCGCATGGACCAAATTACACGAGCTGCAGTGAAAGATCAGCCGGGCGGGAAGGTCGAGCTTTTTGAGAGTGAGGCACAGGGGATGGACCGCAAAACACTGTTGAATGAAGGCTCCGCTTTTATACACCTGTCCCATTTACATCCTGGCAAGCAGGAGAAGGACCGCAACCCCCATGAGATACGGCAACGCGCAGGTGTAGAGCACGATTTTCAGCGCGCGGGAGCTGTCTGGCTCACGCGTCAGCTGTTCCTTGTACACGAATTCGTAGGTGAGTACGGCAATCGTGACCGTGAGGACTAACACGCGGCTGGTCCGCGGCCAGGTGTAGGCACCGCTCAGGACAAAGTCGGTAGTGGAAAATCCGCTGATGAACAGGATGACCGGCGCGACCACGAAACGGACGCCATCGGCAAACCGTTGCGGCCAGCGGGAGGAGGGTTCGTCGACCCTGATATCGGCCCGCGTCACGCCCCGACCACGGTCTTTTTGGTGGCGCCAGAGGCTAGCGCCTGGTTGGACTGGCAGGTTTTGCAGATACGGGGACGCTGCTTGAGGAACTTAGCCTTACCGCCGGCTAAGCAGCCGTAGTGCACGAACTGATCGCAGACCGTGCAGCGGGACCAACCGCCGCGGAAAAAGGTAGTGTTTCGGTAAAGACCCTTGTGGCAAACATAGCAGGTGCGGGGCTCGATCCCCAGCAGCATCGGCTCCCACTGCCCGCCTAACGCGCGAATACTCATAGAGTCAGTTTAGCAAAGCTGACGGCCGGCTGACAAGACGGAGGGATCTGGACACCACGGACTGTTAATCTGCGGGTCTGGGGTTCGTGTCCAGATCGGGGAGCCAAAAAATACGAACGCCCAGCAGAAATGCTACCCCTCCCCCAGCACCCGAGGCTTGGTTGCCAAAAACCAAGGCAAAAAAACCTTGCCTTTCAGTTTGTTTCCACCCGCTCTAACTCTACAGGAGGTGATAAAAATATTGAATTAGTAATAGCATCAAGCTAGGCTGAAAACTCTCACAAACCTTGAATCAACATTTAACGCGGGCCCGTCTTGATGCAGTGATCAGCGGCGCTTAGAGAGAAGACAGCACCTTGTTCAATGGCGGTGCCGGCTGCCAAACCTGAGCAGGTCCGGCCTATTGAGTCCACCCCCGCTTAGAAAGATGCCGGCAAATCGGTTTCGCCAGGTAGATTTCAGATCATAAACGCAGGCTAAACCATGTTTTTCACCATTCCCTCCATCGAAGACATCGACCAGCCCGCACTGACCGAGCGCCTCCAACGCAAACTCGACAACAAAACCAAGCCCATCGGCTCGTTAGGCGACCTGGAACGCTTGGCCATGCAAATAGCCATAACCTTGGGCACTGAGTCGCCACAGCTGCAAAGCCCCCAACTGATCGTATTTGCTGCAGACCACGGCTTAGCCCAGCAAGGAGTGTCGGCCTACCCCAGCGATGTGACGTGGCAAATGGTCGCAAATTTTTTGTCAGGCGGTGCAGCCGTAAGTGTGTTAGCGCGCCAACATGGTATTTGCCTTCACGTGGCCGACTGTGGCGTTAGCCATAACTTTGACCCCAGGCACGGTTTGCTTAGGTACAAAATTGCCCATGGCACGCGAGATGCCCTGCTTACCCAGGCGATGTCGCTTGAGCAATGCCACCAAGCGTTGGCCAATGGCGTTGATCTGATTAAAAACCTGCCTGGCAACGCGCTGTTGTTGGGAGAAATGGGTATTGGGAACACATCTGCAGCAGCATTGCTCATGAGTCGTTTGTTGGGGCTCGACATTGCCGATTGCACAGGTGCGGGCACAGGTCTTGATGCCGGAGCCATAGAGCATAAAACGCAGATCTTGCGGCAGGTTTTGTTGCGCCACGACCAGGCCCATGAGCCTCTCGATGCGCTGGCCGCCATGGGTGGGTTTGAAATCTCCACCATGGTGGGGGCGGTACTCCAAGCTGCTGTAGAACGCAGGGTGATTGTGGTGGATGGATTCATTGCCTCGGCAGCCGTGCTGGTAGCCTGCAAGCTCCAACCGTTTGTTGTGCAGCGCTGCATATTTGCACACCAATCGGCTGAGCGCGGGCACGCAATCATGCTCCAGCACTTGGGCGCTAGGCCGCTGCTCCGGTTGGACCTCCGGCTGGGTGAGGGCTCGGGGGCCGCTTTGGCCTGGCCCTTATTGGTGTCAGCCTGTGAGGTGCTAAACAACATGGCCAGCTTTGAGTCTGCAGGTGTGGCCCGCCAAGTGCCGGTCGACCAAGAAAAACATAAACCTAATGCAAGCCCTTAAGCACTTTTTAATTGCTGTACAGTTTTTTACCCGTATTCCTGTCGTGGGGCGATTAGCGGCATGGGTGGGGTACTCACCAGACATGCTGCGTGCCTCTGCCGTGTATTTTCCGCTGGTGGGGTGGGTAGTAGCAGCAGTATCAGGGGCGGTGATGTGGTTTGTTTACGCTACACTGCCAGCCCTGTCTGCAACGCCTTGGGCGGCTGTATTGCTCAGCACCGCGGCGGGTATTTTCCTGACCGGTGCTTTTCACGAAGATGGCCTGGCCGATACGGCCGACGGCCTGGGCACCGGCTTTCCCCCTGAGCGCGTATTGCTCATCATGAAAGACTCTCGAATCGGCACCTATGGTGCATTGAGCCTTTTTTTGGTGGTCTTGACAAAAGTTGCCTTGCTGGTTGTGTGGGTGCAGCTGTCTTTGACATGGGCGCTTTGTGTCTTGTTGATGGCGCATACCGTCTCCAGGTTCTTCCCGCTCTGCGTGATCAAAGCCCTCCGCCATGTAGGAGACGCACCAACCTCAAAATCCAAACCCCTTGCGTCTCAAATCTCTTGGCGTGGGCTGTGCATGGCACTGGTCTGGTGCGTGCCACCTTTCATTGGCTCGTTAAGTTGGTTTCCGGGGCTGGTCATGGTGGGTGGGGTGTCTTTCTCGGCTCTATGTGCGGTTTATATGGCTTGGCGGCTTCGTGTGCGCATCCAGGGGTTTACAGGTGACGGCTTGGGTGCCGTACAGCAGCTAAGTGAAATTGGGTTTTACTTGGGTGCTTTGTGGGTTGCGGGGCTTAGGGGCTGGTGATGAGGCTGTGGCTTTGTAGGCATGCGCCGGTGCTCGTTGAGCCGGGGGTCTGCTATGGAGCCAGCGATGTGCCATTCGATGAAACAGCCACCCAAGTTGCTGCGAAAAAAATAGCCACTTGGCTACCCAAGGCCTGCGTGGTTTGGGCATCACCCTCGTCCCGAGCTGCCGTCTTCGCCAGGCAACTTGTGCAATTTCGCCCCGATTTGAATCTCGCAATCGATCCCCGTCTTGCTGAAGCGGACTTCGGCACTTGGGAGCTAAAGAAATGGCATGACATCCCCAAAACGGATCTCGATACGTGGGTCGCGAGCTTTGCCCTTTACACGCCAGGCGGGGGTGAAAGCGTGTATCAATTGATGTTGAGGGTTACCGCGGCCCTTGATCACCTGCAGGATTTACAGGTGCCTGAGGCACTTTGGGTTACTCATGCCGGCGTCATTCGCGCAGCGCAGTTCATGGCCATCCATGGGGTGAGGAAATTACCGGAGGCCCAAAATTGGCCCGATACGCCAATTCCGTTTGGGGAACCCCTGCCACTGGATCTTTAACTCAACATTTTTGAGGCCTGGGCCAAAATTATTAGTGCACCGCTGTTGCGCGGAGCCGCGGTTTTGCGATCTGCCGCGATCCCTGTTATTTGGCAAGGCCTCTTCGGGGGGACGGTGAATCAAGCGGTTCGCGCAATATTCAAACTTGGACATTCTGTCCGACTTGTTATTAGTACACCGACTTTCGTCGCGCGGCTTGCCTGATGCTATAGCCCTTTGTTAGTCTGCGACGCGACGGACGAACTCATGGATATCAAGAAATATCTCGAGCAAAAACGCGACGCGGTAGACCGGTTTTTGGACTCGGTCATCCCAAGCGCCACCACCCCGCCGACCACGCTGCACGAATCCATGCGTTACAGCCTCTTCGCTGGCGGCAAACGCGTGCGGCCAATTCTGGCCATTGCGGCAGCCGAGGCGGTCAGCTCTCCGTCAAAAGCCATTTTCCCGGTCGCCTCCTCTCTTGAACTCATTCATACCTATTCGCTTGTTCACGACGACCTGCCCGCGATGGACAACGACGATTTTCGCCGCGGCAAGCCGACCAATCACAAGGTCTACGGCGACGCGATGGCCATTTTAGCTGGCGACGCGTTGCTGACGCTGGCCTTTGAGCTCTGCAGCCGGCCCGATCTGATGGACGGCCTCGACCCGGCTCGCCAGGTGCAGATCGTCCGCGAGCTGGCGCATGGTTCCGGCAACCTCGGCATGGTCGGAGGGCAGGTGCTGGACATCCAGGCGGAGAACAAGGACATCGACCTGGCCATGCTCCAGGGCATTCACAAGCACAAGACTGGCATGCTGATCCGCGCCTCTGTGCGCATGGGCGCACTCGTGGGCGGCGCTACGCCGGCGCAGCTCGACTGCCTGACGAAGTACGCGGAAGACATCGGCCTCGCCTTCCAAATCGCTGACGACGTGCTCAACGTCACCGGTACGCGCGAGGAACTCGGTAAGGACGCCAACACCGACGCCAAGCGCGGCAAGAAAACCTATCCGACGTTTTACGGCGTGGACGGCGCCAGAAAAATGGCCGACGAATGCGCGCGGCGAGCGATCGGTCGCCTGCCATCTTTGGACGCCAAAGCCGATCCGCTCCGCGAACTGGCCCGCTACATCACGTCCCGCAAGAACTAAGTCCGAACGTAGCATGATGACCGCTGGAGCAAGCATCTCGAGACTGAGCAGCCAGCGTTTTCAATCCTCGCCCACCTTCATCGTTCATAGTTCCTCGTGCATTGCGGTTTTATGAAAGCGCTTGTCACCGGGGCGACGGGATTCGTGGGAGCCGCCGTGGCTCGCGCTGTGGCCGCCACCGGCGCGGACGTGCGCGTGATGGTCCGGCAGGACAGCGAGCGCGGCAACCTCGACGGCTTGCCTGCTGAGCATGTCCAAGGCGATTTGCGCAACCCCGACTCCTTGCGCCATGCGCTGGCCGGCTGCCGGCAGCTCTACCACGTCGCCGGTCATTACGCACTCTGGGCGCAAAACCCGTCGATTTTCTACGACATCAACGTCACCGGCACGCGCCTGTTGATGGAGGCGGCCGGCGATATCGGCGTCGAACGCATCGTCTACACCAGTACGATCGGCGCGATCGGCCTGCCGGATGGCGGCGGCCCTGGAACGGAACAGACACCTCTGTCGCTGGGGCAGATAACGGGCGACTACAAGCGCTCCAAATACCTTGCCGAGCAGGAGGTGCTGAAGCTGACACGGGCCGGTCTGCCGGTTGTGATCGTGAACCCCAGCGCGCCAGTGGGTGAGCGCGACATCAAACCCACTCCTACCGGACAGATGATCGTCGACTTCATGAAGGGCCGTATGCCGGCCTATATCGAAACCGGCATGAACCTGATTG from Nitrospira sp. includes these protein-coding regions:
- the cobT gene encoding nicotinate-nucleotide--dimethylbenzimidazole phosphoribosyltransferase, with amino-acid sequence MFFTIPSIEDIDQPALTERLQRKLDNKTKPIGSLGDLERLAMQIAITLGTESPQLQSPQLIVFAADHGLAQQGVSAYPSDVTWQMVANFLSGGAAVSVLARQHGICLHVADCGVSHNFDPRHGLLRYKIAHGTRDALLTQAMSLEQCHQALANGVDLIKNLPGNALLLGEMGIGNTSAAALLMSRLLGLDIADCTGAGTGLDAGAIEHKTQILRQVLLRHDQAHEPLDALAAMGGFEISTMVGAVLQAAVERRVIVVDGFIASAAVLVACKLQPFVVQRCIFAHQSAERGHAIMLQHLGARPLLRLDLRLGEGSGAALAWPLLVSACEVLNNMASFESAGVARQVPVDQEKHKPNASP
- a CDS encoding adenosylcobinamide-GDP ribazoletransferase — protein: MQALKHFLIAVQFFTRIPVVGRLAAWVGYSPDMLRASAVYFPLVGWVVAAVSGAVMWFVYATLPALSATPWAAVLLSTAAGIFLTGAFHEDGLADTADGLGTGFPPERVLLIMKDSRIGTYGALSLFLVVLTKVALLVVWVQLSLTWALCVLLMAHTVSRFFPLCVIKALRHVGDAPTSKSKPLASQISWRGLCMALVWCVPPFIGSLSWFPGLVMVGGVSFSALCAVYMAWRLRVRIQGFTGDGLGAVQQLSEIGFYLGALWVAGLRGW
- a CDS encoding phosphoglycerate kinase codes for the protein MRLWLCRHAPVLVEPGVCYGASDVPFDETATQVAAKKIATWLPKACVVWASPSSRAAVFARQLVQFRPDLNLAIDPRLAEADFGTWELKKWHDIPKTDLDTWVASFALYTPGGGESVYQLMLRVTAALDHLQDLQVPEALWVTHAGVIRAAQFMAIHGVRKLPEAQNWPDTPIPFGEPLPLDL
- a CDS encoding polyprenyl synthetase family protein, whose translation is MDIKKYLEQKRDAVDRFLDSVIPSATTPPTTLHESMRYSLFAGGKRVRPILAIAAAEAVSSPSKAIFPVASSLELIHTYSLVHDDLPAMDNDDFRRGKPTNHKVYGDAMAILAGDALLTLAFELCSRPDLMDGLDPARQVQIVRELAHGSGNLGMVGGQVLDIQAENKDIDLAMLQGIHKHKTGMLIRASVRMGALVGGATPAQLDCLTKYAEDIGLAFQIADDVLNVTGTREELGKDANTDAKRGKKTYPTFYGVDGARKMADECARRAIGRLPSLDAKADPLRELARYITSRKN
- a CDS encoding NAD-dependent epimerase/dehydratase family protein: MKALVTGATGFVGAAVARAVAATGADVRVMVRQDSERGNLDGLPAEHVQGDLRNPDSLRHALAGCRQLYHVAGHYALWAQNPSIFYDINVTGTRLLMEAAGDIGVERIVYTSTIGAIGLPDGGGPGTEQTPLSLGQITGDYKRSKYLAEQEVLKLTRAGLPVVIVNPSAPVGERDIKPTPTGQMIVDFMKGRMPAYIETGMNLIDVDDVATGHVRAMERGRIGERYILGNKNLMLREIFDALSKLTGVSAPTIKLPRLAILPLAYANQWIANYFTHQPPRIPLEGVKMAKYKMHYDCSKAVRELGLPQPPIEIALEKAVRWFRAYGYV